One region of Xylanimonas ulmi genomic DNA includes:
- a CDS encoding HNH endonuclease signature motif containing protein, with product MQPAARPDDAHDALRAQFAERLAALANVRIEDDGSLAVRLSDQPGLANAILGRSPLDPASVGSSRPSPAQAAILPPLVSRLVDVSGPVGVDDIDATLALIEDVRARVNALEALEGVLLERVRRQGLRADGLVDERDPMVRAAGPRRRRELALRAVVAEVALAVRQSEQAVTARMGQAQGLVARAPRTLAAAVAGDVAWANAGRLGDAVAELDEHTASRLDADVVTAAQHQNPRTFSRTVRRARERLCPAPAEVRHSEAATKRGVWTDPAADGMAYLTLFAPAPAVHAIADRLTLAAQTVRGRGDGRTLGQLRADVACALLLDDGTLDVRAAAIRGRQSATPTAYATATTPAAGAGAGAVRATEAARITDVAKSTSTASSAGAASARGASGVVEAVSNPLTPDAGNRTGEYERTEFSLAAIARAIRPRIYVTVPVLTLLGRTDAPALLDGVVPIDPETARELAGLATSFTRLLTHPETGRVLAVGSEAYRPPAELRHFVKVRDTTCRFPGCTRPAATTDVDHTLAHADHGPTTAGNLAHLCRRHHVTKHQTTFTVRQTDAEGALTWTTPTGRTHTTHPAVVPATIHRPHGPEEDPCAEPDPYGEPNPYGEPPF from the coding sequence GTGCAACCCGCTGCCCGGCCTGACGACGCGCACGACGCACTCCGCGCGCAGTTCGCCGAACGCCTCGCCGCGCTCGCGAACGTACGGATCGAGGACGACGGCTCGCTGGCTGTGCGCCTGTCCGACCAGCCGGGCCTGGCGAACGCGATCCTGGGTCGCTCTCCGCTGGATCCGGCGAGCGTGGGCTCATCCCGTCCCTCACCTGCGCAGGCGGCGATCCTCCCGCCGCTCGTCTCAAGGCTGGTGGACGTCAGTGGGCCTGTCGGGGTCGACGACATCGACGCCACGCTCGCGCTGATCGAGGACGTGAGGGCGCGGGTCAACGCGCTGGAGGCGCTTGAGGGCGTGCTGCTGGAGAGGGTGCGCCGCCAGGGGCTGCGGGCCGATGGCCTGGTCGACGAGCGTGATCCCATGGTCCGCGCGGCAGGCCCGCGGCGGCGACGCGAGCTTGCCCTCCGCGCAGTCGTGGCCGAGGTGGCGCTGGCCGTGCGCCAGAGCGAGCAGGCGGTGACGGCCCGCATGGGGCAGGCACAGGGACTGGTCGCGCGGGCGCCGCGCACCCTGGCCGCGGCCGTCGCCGGCGACGTCGCATGGGCCAACGCCGGTCGGCTGGGCGACGCCGTCGCCGAACTGGACGAACACACCGCGTCACGGCTCGACGCCGACGTCGTCACGGCCGCCCAACACCAGAATCCGCGCACCTTCTCGCGCACGGTGCGCCGCGCACGGGAGCGGCTCTGCCCCGCGCCCGCGGAGGTGCGCCACAGCGAGGCGGCGACCAAGCGAGGGGTGTGGACCGACCCTGCCGCCGACGGCATGGCCTACCTGACGCTGTTCGCCCCGGCCCCCGCCGTTCACGCGATCGCCGACCGACTGACCCTGGCGGCACAGACTGTGCGTGGGCGGGGCGACGGGCGCACGCTCGGGCAACTGCGCGCCGACGTCGCGTGCGCGCTCCTTCTCGACGACGGAACGCTCGACGTGCGGGCCGCAGCCATCCGCGGCCGGCAGAGCGCGACCCCCACGGCCTACGCCACCGCCACGACCCCCGCCGCCGGTGCCGGTGCCGGCGCCGTGCGGGCCACCGAGGCGGCGCGCATCACCGACGTCGCGAAGAGCACCAGCACCGCAAGCAGCGCCGGCGCCGCGAGCGCCCGCGGCGCCTCAGGCGTCGTCGAGGCCGTGAGCAACCCGCTCACCCCTGACGCTGGGAACCGGACCGGTGAGTATGAGCGCACGGAGTTCAGCCTGGCGGCCATCGCCCGCGCGATTCGACCTCGGATCTATGTCACCGTTCCCGTGCTGACATTGCTGGGCCGAACGGACGCTCCGGCCCTTCTGGACGGCGTGGTCCCCATCGATCCCGAGACAGCTCGCGAACTGGCCGGACTGGCCACCTCGTTCACCCGACTGCTGACCCATCCCGAGACGGGCCGCGTGCTGGCCGTCGGCTCCGAGGCCTACCGGCCGCCAGCCGAGCTACGCCACTTCGTCAAGGTCAGAGACACGACCTGCCGGTTCCCGGGTTGCACCCGACCCGCCGCCACGACCGACGTCGACCACACGCTCGCGCACGCCGACCACGGGCCCACCACAGCGGGGAACCTCGCCCACCTGTGCCGACGGCACCACGTGACCAAGCATCAGACGACGTTCACCGTCAGGCAGACCGACGCCGAGGGCGCGCTGACCTGGACCACACCGACCGGCCGCACCCACACCACGCACCCCGCAGTCGTGCCGGCGACCATCCATCGGCCTCATGGGCCCGAAGAGGACCCCTGCGCCGAACCCGACCCGTACGGCGAGCCCAACCCCTACGGCGAGCCACCGTTCTGA
- a CDS encoding DNA polymerase III subunit gamma and tau, which translates to MTTALYRRYRPETFSEVIGQEHVTGPLMRALRSGRVNHAYLFSGPRGCGKTTSARILARTLNCARNTPETPIDTPCGQCASCVELARGGPGSLDVVEIDAASHGGVDDARDLRERATFAPTRDRYKIFIIDEAHMVSPAGFNALLKIVEEPPPHIKFVFATTEPDKVIGTIRSRTHHYPFRLVPPDVLGPYLEELCAAEGVTLGGGVVPLVVRAGGGSVRDSLSVLDQLIAGATGGTVDYDLAVGLLGYTHASLLDDVVDALAARDGASIFRVVDQLIVSGHAPQRFVDDLLERLRDLIVIAVSGDAAGAVLRGQPEDQLERMAAQASRLGIAELSRAADLVNTALTEMTGATSPRLHLELLCARLLLPGADAGSAGLAARVERLERGGMSVGARGPAPVRPGAPADDDAAGPGGADPEGLRGAAAVRAAMRPGRPVPGTAQSDAVEGARSDARGGARPTAPAGRDRAPAQAEAPAGVGSPAQADASSSSGSPARASTTVSPGAPAPGPVLAEASESVPPAAAPAAEPTASGQQDWPESGQPERRIAGPSAPPASGRLVSAAPDAAAPAMPDEQTPAMPDVPALAAPGTQAPAAPAVSEPDVPGQARVASGEQTDSHPAAPEASVSAAEPESASSAESATPTDSASVVETALASSGAGDVTTEVVRRRWREVLASIGNPRAEAFLGEHSQVLRLEADVLRLGFPPAVVAQARHGRPETISDAVYQTLGIHVRIEIDVDDGARPRESGLVRGPSSDSPDEEAARAGGQGLGRARDDVTEEEATEGSSAEGRAVASTSRTDALEAVRAHIATASIRSEAASEPAQALALGTEPWPEPTSGTEPRPEPERPTEPPSEPQSALRDAPQSARPTGAQPARPTGAPSARPTGAQPAQVSPPAPAGASEAGPGSQEPGYDEADAAWLAGVPLHEPPDFDEPEPPFDDPVEESLGDAAPGVVTPTATTRPPAQTHSAALAGRAAALGRGAPASSAAAFAPGAASGAAAAAASPATASSPAPASSAAGAAAGSATPSASAFARVAAPAPSARTVVAAPDPYDDSSADDPDIASSGLVGVPLVVKMLDGTIIDEQVDQT; encoded by the coding sequence GTGACCACCGCCCTGTACCGCCGCTACCGGCCCGAGACGTTCTCCGAGGTGATCGGTCAGGAGCACGTCACGGGGCCGCTCATGCGGGCGCTGCGCAGCGGGCGCGTCAACCACGCCTACCTGTTCTCCGGGCCACGTGGCTGCGGCAAGACGACGTCGGCGCGCATCCTCGCGCGCACGCTCAACTGTGCGCGCAACACCCCCGAGACCCCGATCGACACTCCCTGCGGGCAGTGCGCGTCGTGCGTGGAGCTCGCGCGTGGCGGCCCTGGATCGCTCGACGTCGTCGAGATCGACGCCGCGTCGCACGGTGGCGTCGACGACGCGCGCGACCTGCGCGAGCGGGCGACGTTCGCGCCGACTCGCGACCGGTACAAGATCTTCATCATCGACGAGGCCCACATGGTCTCGCCGGCCGGGTTCAACGCGCTGCTCAAGATCGTCGAGGAGCCGCCCCCGCACATCAAGTTCGTGTTCGCGACGACCGAGCCCGACAAGGTCATCGGCACGATCCGTTCGCGCACCCACCACTACCCGTTCCGGCTTGTGCCGCCGGACGTGCTCGGCCCGTACCTGGAGGAGCTGTGCGCCGCCGAGGGTGTGACGCTGGGTGGCGGGGTCGTGCCGCTCGTCGTGCGCGCCGGCGGCGGGTCGGTCCGTGACTCGCTCTCGGTGCTCGACCAGCTCATCGCGGGCGCCACGGGTGGCACGGTCGACTACGACCTCGCCGTCGGGCTGCTCGGCTACACGCACGCGTCGCTGCTCGACGACGTCGTGGACGCGCTCGCCGCGCGTGACGGCGCCTCGATCTTCCGCGTGGTCGACCAGCTCATCGTGTCAGGCCACGCGCCCCAGCGGTTCGTCGACGACCTGCTCGAGCGGCTGCGCGACCTCATCGTCATCGCGGTGTCGGGCGACGCCGCCGGGGCGGTGCTGCGCGGCCAGCCCGAGGACCAGCTTGAGCGCATGGCCGCACAGGCGTCGCGGCTGGGGATCGCCGAACTCTCGCGGGCGGCCGATCTGGTCAACACCGCGCTGACCGAGATGACCGGGGCGACGTCGCCGCGCCTGCACCTGGAGCTGCTGTGCGCCCGATTGCTGCTGCCCGGCGCGGACGCCGGGTCGGCGGGCCTCGCCGCACGAGTCGAGCGGCTGGAGCGTGGCGGGATGTCCGTCGGCGCTCGCGGACCCGCACCGGTCCGGCCAGGGGCTCCCGCCGACGACGACGCCGCGGGGCCCGGGGGCGCTGACCCCGAAGGGCTGCGCGGCGCGGCGGCCGTTCGGGCGGCGATGCGCCCCGGTCGCCCGGTGCCCGGGACGGCGCAATCGGACGCAGTCGAAGGCGCGCGGTCGGACGCCCGCGGCGGCGCTCGGCCAACGGCGCCGGCTGGGCGTGACAGGGCGCCCGCGCAGGCCGAAGCGCCTGCCGGGGTTGGCTCGCCCGCGCAGGCCGACGCGTCTTCCAGCTCCGGCTCTCCTGCGCGCGCCAGTACGACCGTCAGTCCTGGCGCGCCCGCTCCGGGGCCCGTACTGGCGGAAGCCAGCGAGTCCGTGCCCCCCGCCGCTGCGCCTGCGGCGGAGCCGACTGCATCTGGCCAGCAGGATTGGCCGGAGTCCGGTCAGCCGGAGCGACGCATTGCCGGCCCGTCGGCGCCGCCGGCGTCCGGACGACTGGTTTCGGCCGCGCCCGACGCGGCGGCGCCAGCCATGCCCGACGAGCAGACTCCTGCCATGCCGGACGTCCCGGCACTTGCGGCGCCTGGCACGCAAGCGCCCGCCGCGCCCGCCGTCTCGGAGCCCGACGTGCCCGGGCAGGCGCGAGTGGCGTCCGGCGAACAGACCGACTCGCATCCGGCGGCGCCCGAGGCGTCTGTCTCTGCGGCCGAGCCCGAGTCTGCGTCGTCGGCCGAGTCTGCGACGCCGACTGACTCTGCGTCGGTGGTGGAGACCGCCTTGGCGTCATCGGGAGCGGGCGACGTCACGACCGAGGTTGTCCGACGCCGCTGGCGCGAGGTGCTGGCAAGCATCGGCAATCCCCGAGCAGAGGCGTTCCTTGGCGAGCACTCCCAGGTGCTGAGGCTTGAGGCAGACGTGCTCCGACTCGGGTTCCCGCCCGCCGTCGTCGCGCAGGCGCGGCACGGACGCCCCGAGACCATCTCGGACGCCGTCTACCAGACGCTCGGCATTCACGTCCGGATCGAGATCGACGTCGACGACGGCGCACGCCCGCGCGAGTCGGGGCTCGTTCGCGGCCCGTCATCGGACTCTCCCGACGAGGAGGCCGCGCGCGCGGGCGGGCAAGGTCTCGGCCGCGCGCGCGACGACGTGACAGAGGAAGAGGCGACAGAGGGCTCGTCCGCCGAAGGCCGCGCCGTGGCGTCGACGAGCCGCACCGACGCACTCGAGGCAGTGCGCGCGCACATTGCGACGGCATCGATCAGGTCGGAGGCGGCCTCGGAGCCCGCGCAGGCGCTCGCGTTGGGCACGGAGCCCTGGCCGGAGCCCACTTCGGGCACGGAGCCCCGGCCAGAGCCCGAGCGGCCGACGGAGCCTCCTTCCGAGCCGCAGTCTGCGCTGCGGGATGCTCCGCAGTCCGCGCGACCGACTGGGGCGCAGCCTGCGCGACCGACTGGGGCACCGTCCGCGCGGCCGACTGGGGCGCAGCCTGCGCAGGTGTCGCCTCCCGCGCCCGCTGGCGCGTCCGAGGCGGGGCCAGGGTCGCAGGAGCCCGGGTACGACGAGGCCGACGCCGCGTGGCTGGCCGGGGTTCCGCTGCACGAGCCGCCCGACTTCGACGAGCCTGAGCCGCCCTTCGACGACCCGGTCGAGGAGTCGCTCGGCGACGCGGCGCCCGGTGTTGTGACTCCCACGGCGACGACCCGGCCCCCGGCGCAAACGCATTCCGCAGCTCTCGCCGGGCGGGCGGCCGCGCTCGGTCGCGGAGCTCCCGCGTCGTCAGCGGCGGCGTTCGCTCCGGGGGCGGCGTCCGGTGCTGCTGCTGCGGCGGCGTCCCCCGCGACGGCGTCCTCGCCGGCCCCGGCTTCCTCGGCGGCTGGTGCTGCGGCGGGATCGGCGACTCCGAGCGCCTCGGCGTTCGCGCGCGTGGCGGCTCCCGCTCCGTCCGCGCGCACCGTGGTCGCAGCGCCCGACCCCTACGACGACTCCTCGGCAGACGACCCCGACATCGCCTCGAGCGGACTCGTCGGCGTGCCACTGGTGGTCAAGATGCTCGACGGCACGATCATCGACGAGCAGGTCGACCAGACGTGA
- a CDS encoding NUDIX hydrolase yields the protein MSGAAPGPSGEVTGSAPGAADPTVLRIVAAVIVRDGRFLLVRKRGTTSFMQVGGKIEPGERPGDALVREVAEEIGASLDPGSVRALGRFSAVAANESHHVVDAHVFEVDLPADVDPRPQAELEDLIWVDPEAPVAPHPIAPLSLDLIAAWSRRAR from the coding sequence GTGAGCGGGGCGGCGCCTGGCCCGTCCGGTGAGGTGACGGGCAGCGCGCCCGGCGCCGCAGACCCCACGGTGCTGCGCATCGTCGCCGCGGTCATCGTGCGCGACGGGCGGTTCCTGCTGGTCCGCAAACGCGGGACGACGTCGTTCATGCAGGTGGGCGGCAAGATCGAGCCGGGGGAGCGTCCGGGCGATGCGCTCGTGCGCGAGGTCGCGGAGGAGATCGGGGCGTCCCTGGACCCAGGCAGTGTTCGCGCGCTTGGGCGGTTCTCGGCAGTGGCGGCCAACGAGTCGCACCACGTGGTGGACGCGCACGTCTTCGAGGTCGACCTGCCCGCCGACGTCGACCCGCGACCACAGGCCGAACTCGAAGACCTCATCTGGGTCGACCCGGAGGCCCCGGTCGCGCCGCACCCGATCGCGCCGCTGTCGCTCGACTTGATCGCGGCCTGGTCGCGTCGCGCCCGCTGA
- a CDS encoding serine hydrolase domain-containing protein produces the protein MTASPRRLPRTSPEAVGVSPQALTSLVDALDAIGGAHSLMVLRHGHVVAEHWWQPHAPGQRHAMFSVSKTFTAMAVGLAVEEGLLTIEDRVVDLLPEAAPPAPSDHLAAMRVRHLLTMTSGHSDDSMAVVDAGPADWTAAVLAHPVDLEPGTRFVYDTGATFLLSAIVHRLTGQRLLDYLTPRVLAPLGIEGATWEQDPSGVDMGGFGLTLHLEDMAAFGELLLRRGRWGERQLIPAAWVDAATAAHVDSSTQGWGPDTRVGYGYQMWRCRPGAVRADGAFGQFIVVWPEHDVVVALTSGTSQMQDELDAVWRSLGGAFGSAPDAVVPSEVVPVPVPVPVPVPVPVPVPVPVPVPVPVPVPVPAPAPPEHMLRLAVPVGQGRSALDGVIDGRTFALDVAHAGGEAFGGGHAPGTLTVRRDGDLLLLDVGGERAWAAHADWHTPTSTHPEPERERERDTQTGQADVRAGRADLSAASSYAWTDERTLEVRVAGLGTPFMWTARLAFGDDGATVDVAIDQNVSFGQTVVLLAVGRAG, from the coding sequence GTGACTGCCTCCCCGCGGCGGCTGCCGCGCACATCGCCCGAGGCCGTGGGCGTGAGCCCGCAGGCCCTGACCTCGCTCGTCGACGCCCTCGACGCGATCGGCGGTGCGCACAGCCTCATGGTGCTGCGCCACGGCCACGTCGTCGCCGAGCACTGGTGGCAGCCCCACGCACCGGGCCAGCGGCACGCCATGTTCTCGGTCTCCAAGACGTTCACGGCGATGGCCGTCGGCCTGGCTGTCGAGGAAGGCCTGCTGACCATCGAGGACCGCGTCGTCGACCTGCTGCCCGAGGCCGCACCCCCGGCGCCGAGCGACCACCTCGCCGCGATGCGGGTGCGCCACCTGCTCACGATGACGAGCGGCCACTCGGACGACTCGATGGCGGTCGTCGACGCGGGTCCCGCGGACTGGACGGCCGCCGTGCTCGCGCACCCGGTGGACCTTGAGCCCGGCACGCGGTTCGTCTACGACACCGGCGCGACCTTCCTGCTCTCGGCGATCGTGCACCGGCTCACCGGGCAGCGTCTGCTCGACTACCTGACTCCGCGCGTGTTGGCGCCGCTCGGCATCGAGGGCGCGACCTGGGAGCAGGACCCGAGCGGCGTCGACATGGGCGGGTTCGGACTGACGCTCCACCTGGAGGACATGGCGGCCTTCGGTGAGCTGTTGTTGCGCCGCGGGCGATGGGGCGAGCGCCAGCTCATTCCCGCGGCGTGGGTCGACGCCGCGACCGCCGCGCACGTCGACAGCTCAACCCAGGGCTGGGGCCCGGACACGCGTGTCGGCTACGGGTATCAGATGTGGCGGTGCCGTCCGGGCGCGGTGCGCGCCGACGGCGCGTTCGGCCAGTTCATCGTCGTCTGGCCCGAGCACGACGTCGTTGTCGCCCTCACCTCCGGCACGAGCCAAATGCAGGACGAGCTCGACGCCGTGTGGCGCAGCCTCGGTGGGGCGTTCGGCTCGGCGCCGGACGCGGTGGTGCCGAGCGAGGTTGTGCCCGTGCCCGTGCCCGTGCCCGTGCCCGTGCCCGTGCCCGTGCCCGTGCCCGTGCCCGTGCCCGTGCCCGTGCCCGTGCCCGTGCCCGTGCCGGCGCCCGCGCCGCCCGAGCACATGCTGCGCCTGGCGGTCCCTGTGGGCCAGGGGCGTAGCGCGCTCGACGGCGTCATCGACGGCCGGACGTTCGCGCTCGACGTCGCGCACGCCGGCGGCGAAGCGTTCGGCGGCGGGCACGCCCCGGGCACGCTCACGGTGCGCCGCGATGGGGACCTGCTCCTGCTCGACGTCGGAGGGGAGCGGGCCTGGGCGGCGCACGCCGACTGGCACACGCCCACGTCCACGCACCCCGAACCGGAGCGGGAGCGGGAGCGGGATACTCAGACGGGGCAGGCCGACGTCCGGGCGGGACGCGCCGATCTGAGCGCGGCGTCGTCGTACGCGTGGACCGACGAGCGCACCCTGGAGGTGCGCGTCGCCGGGCTCGGCACGCCGTTCATGTGGACAGCGCGGCTTGCCTTTGGTGACGACGGCGCCACGGTGGACGTCGCGATCGACCAGAACGTCTCGTTCGGGCAGACGGTGGTGCTGCTCGCGGTGGGCCGCGCGGGCTAG
- a CDS encoding aminoglycoside phosphotransferase family protein: protein MDPRPLDPAPLDPRRAGLSRADLSRADGLRVPRALREAHRGHGADTGAWLDAAPDLAARLLDAWGLRVDGPTAHGAVAWIVPVRRADGSQAVLKLQPRDEETVGEPLALRVWSGDGAVLLLDHDEPSGSMLLERLDASRSIGTLPVPAALDVIGALLRRLHRSPLPPATPPPPPQPPPPAVPSPAPQPPPPPEPPPAPQPTPSPTRATARPPAPATPPDGALRTLADLGARLLDEAPHVVAPDAGWRRVLDGCAAALAEVITEPGDRVLHGDLHYANVLAPLAGSPAAERGEWLAIDPKPLLGDPCYELLPALHNRWDEAVATGDAARVALRRFDRLIESACLDPDRAVAWTLARCLSSLLWALEAPSRPFAAPDLTIARALLARRR, encoded by the coding sequence ATGGACCCCCGGCCCCTGGACCCCGCGCCCCTGGACCCCAGGCGCGCGGGCCTTTCGCGGGCGGACCTCTCGCGCGCGGACGGCCTGCGCGTGCCGAGGGCGCTGCGCGAGGCGCACCGCGGTCACGGCGCCGACACCGGCGCCTGGCTCGACGCCGCCCCCGACCTCGCCGCGCGCCTCCTCGACGCGTGGGGCCTGCGGGTGGACGGCCCGACGGCGCACGGCGCCGTCGCCTGGATCGTGCCCGTCCGGCGAGCCGACGGCAGCCAGGCCGTGCTCAAATTGCAGCCGCGGGACGAGGAGACGGTGGGCGAGCCGCTGGCCCTGCGCGTCTGGTCGGGCGACGGCGCGGTGCTGCTGTTGGACCACGACGAGCCGAGCGGGTCGATGCTGCTCGAACGGCTTGACGCCTCACGCTCGATCGGGACGCTGCCCGTCCCCGCAGCGCTCGACGTGATCGGCGCACTGCTCCGCCGCCTCCACCGGTCGCCCCTGCCGCCTGCCACGCCGCCACCCCCACCGCAGCCCCCGCCGCCAGCCGTACCGTCACCCGCACCGCAGCCCCCGCCGCCACCCGAGCCGCCACCCGCACCGCAGCCCACGCCGTCACCCACTCGGGCGACCGCGCGACCACCCGCTCCTGCGACGCCGCCGGACGGCGCCCTGCGGACGCTCGCCGACCTCGGCGCTCGCCTGCTCGACGAAGCGCCCCACGTCGTCGCGCCCGACGCCGGATGGCGCCGCGTGCTCGACGGCTGCGCGGCCGCCCTGGCCGAGGTCATCACCGAGCCCGGCGACCGGGTCCTGCACGGGGACCTGCACTACGCCAACGTGCTCGCACCGCTGGCCGGATCCCCGGCCGCCGAGCGCGGCGAGTGGCTCGCCATCGACCCCAAGCCGCTGCTCGGCGACCCCTGCTATGAGTTGCTGCCCGCGCTGCACAACCGCTGGGACGAGGCGGTGGCCACCGGCGACGCCGCGCGCGTTGCCCTGCGGCGCTTCGACCGCCTCATCGAGTCCGCCTGCCTCGATCCCGATCGCGCGGTGGCATGGACGCTGGCGCGCTGCCTGTCCTCGCTGCTGTGGGCGCTCGAGGCGCCCAGTCGGCCGTTCGCCGCGCCCGACCTCACCATCGCGCGGGCGCTGCTCGCGCGACGCCGCTAG
- a CDS encoding ROK family transcriptional regulator: MSTSPSGAGSQASLRERNTAALSAALSARGPQLQAELATLTGLSRATVSNIVGQEVEAGRFRVERVLRDGRWGVLVSLVPEGWVVFGVDVGRTHVRLVGWDTARHEIGGRAEPLAPGHSPESTLTLVARLLDDVVADAGMGRSAVRRVGLSLPASIGPDGEVVQGSVLREWSGRDLHRLAVEALGVDVVIENDANLGALAHAQHASARGGTLVYVKIASGIGAGIVTGDQVYRSTSGLTGEIGHVQVVDGGQTCYCGSRGCLETLASVRTIVADYGHARGREATVDDLVAAVLANDRVAVRILEEAGDALGRVLASVCNLLGPDAVVLGGPLAPVGEPLLAAVVASVRKRALPSAIGGVEFSMSHLEPRAEVQGACLLALAPGGVV; this comes from the coding sequence ATGAGCACGTCCCCCTCTGGCGCCGGATCGCAGGCATCGCTGCGTGAGCGGAACACCGCGGCCCTCTCGGCCGCCCTCTCGGCCCGCGGCCCGCAGCTACAGGCCGAACTCGCCACGCTGACCGGACTGTCGCGCGCGACGGTGTCCAACATCGTGGGCCAGGAGGTCGAGGCGGGCCGGTTCCGCGTCGAGCGCGTGCTGCGCGACGGGCGCTGGGGCGTGCTGGTCTCGCTCGTGCCCGAGGGCTGGGTCGTCTTCGGCGTCGACGTCGGGCGCACGCACGTGCGCCTGGTCGGGTGGGACACCGCACGCCATGAGATCGGCGGCCGGGCGGAGCCGCTGGCCCCGGGCCACTCGCCCGAGTCGACGCTGACGCTGGTCGCGCGGCTCCTGGACGACGTCGTGGCCGACGCGGGCATGGGCAGGTCGGCCGTGCGCCGCGTGGGCCTGTCGCTTCCGGCGTCGATCGGGCCCGACGGCGAGGTGGTCCAGGGCTCGGTGCTGCGCGAGTGGTCGGGGCGCGACCTGCATCGGCTGGCGGTCGAGGCGTTGGGCGTCGACGTCGTCATCGAGAACGACGCCAACCTCGGGGCGCTGGCGCACGCGCAGCATGCGTCCGCGCGCGGCGGGACCCTCGTGTACGTCAAGATCGCCTCGGGCATCGGCGCCGGGATCGTCACCGGCGACCAGGTGTACCGGTCCACGTCCGGGCTGACGGGGGAGATCGGCCACGTGCAGGTCGTCGACGGCGGGCAGACCTGCTACTGCGGGTCGCGCGGCTGCCTGGAGACGCTGGCGTCGGTGCGCACGATCGTCGCGGACTATGGGCACGCCCGCGGTCGGGAGGCCACCGTGGACGACCTCGTGGCGGCGGTGCTCGCTAACGACCGGGTGGCGGTGCGCATCCTGGAGGAGGCGGGCGACGCGCTCGGCCGCGTGCTGGCGTCGGTGTGCAACCTGCTCGGGCCCGACGCCGTCGTCCTCGGTGGCCCGCTCGCTCCGGTCGGCGAGCCGTTGCTCGCCGCCGTGGTCGCCTCGGTGCGTAAGCGCGCCCTGCCGTCGGCGATCGGCGGGGTCGAGTTCTCGATGTCGCACCTTGAGCCGCGCGCCGAGGTCCAGGGGGCGTGTCTGCTCGCGCTGGCGCCCGGTGGCGTGGTCTGA